Proteins encoded in a region of the Candidatus Margulisiibacteriota bacterium genome:
- the atpD gene encoding F0F1 ATP synthase subunit beta: MKGKIIQIIGPIIDVQFPPDKIPAIRNALQINFHEKELNLEITAEVAMHLEGGVVRAVSLEPTDGLRRGIDVVDTGKPISIPVGRETLGRMFNVLGETIDNLGAINTGKTYPVRRDPPNFEEVIARNEIFETGIKVIDLICPYVKGGKTGLFGGAGVGKTVIIEELIHNMATKHGGISVFSGVGERTREGNDLWLEMKESGVLDKTVLVFGQMSELPGARQITAMTGLTHAEYFRDEEGQDVLFFIDNIFRFVQAGAEVSTLLGRMPSAVGYQPTLQAEMGRFQERIASTSKGFITSIQAVYVPADDITDPASAVTFSHLDSTTVLSRQISAIGIYPAVDPLASTSRILDPSVVGEDHYRAARRVQEILQRYKELQDIIAILGVSELPEEDKLIVNRARKIQNFLSQPFSVAQDFTGMPGKFVPLTETIRGFQEIIDGKHDDLPETAFYMIGTIEEAREKAKKG; encoded by the coding sequence ATGAAAGGTAAAATAATCCAGATCATCGGTCCCATTATCGACGTCCAGTTCCCGCCGGACAAGATCCCGGCCATTCGCAACGCGCTCCAGATCAACTTTCACGAAAAAGAACTCAACCTGGAGATCACCGCTGAAGTCGCCATGCATCTTGAAGGCGGCGTCGTCCGGGCCGTCTCGCTGGAGCCGACCGATGGCCTGCGCCGCGGCATCGACGTCGTCGATACCGGCAAGCCGATCTCCATCCCGGTCGGCCGGGAAACCCTCGGCCGGATGTTCAACGTCCTTGGGGAAACGATCGACAATCTCGGCGCGATCAATACCGGCAAAACTTACCCGGTCCGGCGCGATCCGCCGAATTTTGAAGAGGTCATCGCCCGCAACGAAATCTTCGAGACCGGCATTAAAGTTATCGACCTGATCTGCCCTTACGTTAAGGGGGGCAAGACCGGACTCTTCGGCGGCGCGGGGGTCGGCAAGACCGTCATCATCGAAGAATTGATCCACAACATGGCGACCAAACACGGCGGGATCTCCGTTTTCTCCGGGGTCGGCGAGCGGACCCGTGAAGGGAACGATCTTTGGCTGGAAATGAAAGAGTCGGGGGTACTCGACAAGACCGTTCTCGTCTTCGGCCAGATGTCCGAACTTCCCGGCGCGCGGCAGATCACGGCGATGACCGGGCTAACCCACGCCGAATATTTCCGCGACGAAGAAGGCCAAGACGTCCTTTTCTTCATCGACAATATTTTCCGCTTCGTCCAGGCGGGGGCGGAAGTCTCCACCCTCCTTGGCCGCATGCCTTCGGCGGTCGGTTACCAGCCGACCCTGCAGGCAGAGATGGGGCGCTTCCAGGAAAGGATCGCCTCAACTTCCAAAGGGTTCATCACTTCGATCCAAGCGGTCTACGTCCCGGCCGACGATATTACCGACCCGGCCTCGGCGGTCACCTTCTCCCACCTTGATTCGACGACCGTCCTTTCCCGGCAAATCTCGGCGATCGGTATTTACCCCGCCGTCGATCCGCTCGCTTCCACTTCCCGGATCCTCGATCCTTCGGTCGTCGGCGAAGACCATTACCGGGCCGCCCGTCGCGTCCAGGAGATCCTCCAGCGCTATAAAGAACTGCAGGACATCATCGCCATTCTCGGCGTTTCCGAACTCCCGGAAGAAGACAAGCTGATCGTCAACCGGGCGCGCAAGATCCAGAACTTCCTCTCCCAGCCGTTCTCCGTGGCGCAGGACTTCACCGGAATGCCGGGCAAATTCGTGCCGTTGACCGAGACGATCCGGGGCTTCCAGGAAATTATCGACGGCAAACATGACGACTTGCCGGAAACCGCTTTCTACATGATCGGCACGATCGAAGAAGCGCGCGAAAAGGCGAAAAAGGGATGA
- a CDS encoding radical SAM protein, which yields MCYAIPGIVTEIKGKTVTVEYFGERKTAINELSKVKLGDYVYAQGGFVISTVAEEDALAVLETWKELFFALKETDIRMSRLVKGAEGIDKKFSAILDKAAEGQPLKRDELLKLLKTEDPKELELLYKTANFLRQKHLTNSCCVHGIIEFSNYCQNDCAYCGIRKSNKMERYRMSDDEILAAAAEAIDKYGFKALVLQAGEDPAYSVDRLAALIKEIKRRHAVLIFISVGEIGKEGLAKLYEAGARGLLARFETSNPELYANIHPGDKLQERIDELKHAYEIGYLILTGGLIGLPTQTEEDLLNDILLAKELQAEMFSFGPVLPDGPRTSLVLKTLAVARIVDPVNAKILVTTGFETLDPAARRLGLLAGANSVMLNVTPMKYRKLYRIYPDRAHVEEEIGAQIKETLNLLQSLGRAPTDLGL from the coding sequence ATGTGTTACGCAATCCCCGGTATTGTCACCGAGATCAAGGGTAAGACCGTCACCGTTGAGTACTTCGGCGAGAGAAAAACAGCCATCAATGAGCTTTCCAAAGTAAAACTAGGCGACTACGTTTACGCCCAGGGGGGCTTTGTCATCTCTACCGTCGCCGAAGAGGACGCCCTGGCGGTCCTCGAGACCTGGAAGGAGCTCTTCTTCGCTCTCAAGGAGACCGATATCCGGATGTCACGGCTGGTCAAAGGGGCGGAAGGGATCGACAAGAAATTCAGCGCCATTCTCGACAAAGCAGCCGAAGGCCAGCCGTTAAAACGCGACGAACTCCTCAAGTTGCTAAAGACTGAAGATCCCAAGGAGCTTGAACTCCTTTACAAGACCGCCAACTTCCTTCGCCAAAAGCATCTTACCAACTCCTGCTGTGTCCACGGGATAATCGAGTTCTCCAACTATTGCCAGAACGATTGCGCCTACTGCGGGATCAGGAAGAGCAATAAAATGGAACGCTACCGGATGAGCGACGATGAGATCTTAGCCGCCGCGGCGGAAGCGATCGACAAATACGGCTTCAAGGCGCTCGTTTTGCAAGCGGGAGAAGACCCCGCTTATTCAGTCGATCGTCTCGCCGCCTTGATCAAAGAGATCAAACGCCGCCACGCGGTCTTGATCTTTATCTCGGTCGGTGAGATTGGTAAAGAAGGACTGGCTAAATTGTATGAAGCGGGGGCGCGGGGACTATTGGCCCGTTTTGAGACGAGCAACCCGGAGCTTTACGCTAATATCCACCCGGGGGATAAGCTCCAGGAGCGGATTGATGAACTGAAACATGCTTATGAGATCGGCTACCTGATTCTGACCGGCGGCTTGATCGGTCTGCCAACCCAGACCGAAGAGGATTTGCTCAACGATATTCTATTGGCCAAGGAACTCCAGGCCGAAATGTTCTCTTTTGGCCCGGTCTTGCCCGATGGGCCGAGGACCAGCCTGGTCTTAAAAACCCTGGCGGTCGCCCGCATCGTCGACCCGGTCAACGCCAAGATCCTGGTGACGACCGGTTTTGAGACCCTGGACCCAGCGGCGCGGCGGCTTGGGTTATTGGCGGGAGCGAACTCGGTCATGCTGAACGTCACGCCGATGAAGTACCGGAAACTTTATAGGATTTATCCCGATCGGGCGCACGTTGAAGAAGAGATTGGCGCGCAGATCAAAGAGACCCTCAACCTCCTGCAGTCGCTCGGCCGGGCGCCGACCGACCTGGGCCTTTAG